CAGGTATTGTAGCTGCTTTTTTGTTGGCATATATATCAATAAAAAAGGCCGGGACATTTTCCCGGCCTCAGCTATATTCAAAAAACAAGATCAAGTTGTGCTCCTGTATCCAATATATTGGTGCAGCGCAGAGTCTGCAGGAGTATTTCTGCGTAGCATAGTTATCCCTTTACTAATGATACTATGCCTATCGCGGGTTTCTAATTTTGTGAGGGTAGAATCTATAATATTCTTGGCAAGTCTATCTAGTGATTGTTCATTTAAAACTTCAGAAGCTTTTTTAAATGCAAACCCCATCACAAAACCAAGTATAGTATTAATAAGCGTTCGCTGAAGTTCAGGCGTTTCTGCTATATGACTATAGGTGTTTTTTAAAACATTCTTCGGTTGCAGGTTTTCCTTTACTTGCTCGTAATGATCCTTCATCTTTACTTCCTGCACATCTATTTTCTTTTGCAGCTCAGTCATTGCATTTTGCAATTCTGCGCTGTTCGATACATTGTATTTTCCCATACAGGTTATAAGAATTTTTTGATGATCATTCCGGTAAAAGTCGATTTCATCCACGTGTTGCGGCCTGCAAATAAAACAAGCCCGATGATCAGGTAGAAAGCCGCCAGGAGCAAAAAGCCTAGGTAGGATTTACCCACTAAGTCACCAATTAACAGCGCCAGCCCAATATTAAGTATCACAAAAAAGATAAAGAATACTACAAAGAATATAACTCCTGATACAACGGCTGAAAATACAGAGGCTGATTTATCAACCGCTTTCAATTTCAGTAGTTCTATCCGGTTCTCTATATAATCCTTCGACTGGCTAAAAAGGGACTCTATTAAAGTTAAAGTAGGTTGTTTGCTCATAGAAGACTTTTACAATCACCGGGACATGTTAATCACAAATTTTTCTTTCTCGAACTACCAATACTACATAGTGCTAGTGCCTAAGTTGCCAGTTGTACCTGAAGTACTTCCTGCTGCTCCTGACGTGCTTCCGGAAGTGCCTGAAGTACCGGTGCTTCTTCCTGTGCTAGCACTGCCACCGCCGTTGCTACCGCTGGCAGCACCATCGCCCATTACGTTGGTAGCCATGTGTCTTCCTTTTTCTACCAAGTCGGAAGCCCCTTCACGTACATGATCATATTTATCAGCAAGGCCATCTACAAAATCAGAAAACCTTTCTTTTAGTCCGCTTAAAGTATCGCGGCTTCCTTCGCCAAGTTTTCTGCGTGTTTCCATTCCTCTTTCGGGAGCAAACAAAACACCTAAAATAGCACCTGTAGCTGCGCCAGCTAATACACCTAATAATACTTTTGATCCTGAGTTCATAATTAAGATTTTTTAGAATTGATTAAAAAAATTGAATATGCTGTAGCCACCTAAAATTTAAAAAAATAGTGCCAAGTGCACTCTTATTCAACCTGCTTTCGCATGCGTACGTGGAATAATTTGCACAGCAGCATTCAACAGTTGAAGCTGTAGATGATGCTATAAATCAATGAAATGCTTTACTGGCACGGGTTTTACTCCTGTTGTAAGTGATTACTTAAAGAGATAACATGATCAATAGGCTTACAAAAATTTTATTGCTTGCTATAGTGGTATTTTCTTCTTGCCAAAATGTGCAGCAGGAGGAAGCGCAGGTAGTGAAGCTTTCCGGGAACGACGCGGAGTTATTAATAAACACTTACTCGAACTTATTGCTAACAGTGAAGATGGCCGAAGAAGCAGTTAACAGGAGTGCTTTACCAGGCACTCGTCAACTGGCAATAACCATCAGGAATGACCACCAGGCGATGCTAGACAAATTGGAGGACGTTGCCAATAAACATAAAGCTGACCTGCCGCTGGATCTTACGCCTCAGCAATTGAAGCAATGGCAGGCACTTGTAAGAGAAAAAGGAATTGCTTTTGATAAAGCTTATGCTGCCATTGTGCAGGAAAATCATGATAATAACCTAGTGGTACTAAAATCAATCATGAGTAAAGCAGAAAATCCTTCACTTCAGAATGTAGCAAAAGAAATAAATGCAACTGCTATCAATCATTTACAACAAGGTGAAGAGCTGCAGGAACTAATTGAAAACAGGAGAAGCCGAGATACCATAATGGAAATAACAGCGGTTTCTTTTAAACAATAAAAACGAGCTCATTTTGAATACTACCAGTATTGTTGGAATTATTGCAGGCATCCTTACTTCTTGCTCTCTGCTTCCGCAATTGATTAAGATCATAAAAGATAAACGGGTGGAAGACCTTTCGCTAGGAATGTTTATTACGTTGGTAACGGGAATAGGCTTATGGATAGTGTATGGCATCCTGCGGGATGATATGCCCATAATGGTAACTAATGGGTTTGCTTTTACCCTTAATATAGCTATTCTGTTTTTTCATTTTAAATATAAGCGTAAACCAGCTGTTAGCAAGTAGTGGCACTATTTTGTCATCTCTGCAAGCAATTCACTAAAACAGAATAATATGAAGCCGGTTAAAATCTTTTCAATACTAGTATTGGCATCTGTATTTCTTTCGGGTTGCGAAGTTGTAGGAGACATTTTTAAAGCAGGAATGTGGATTGGTGTTATCATTGTTGTTATCATTATAGCAGTAGTACTTTGGTTGCTTCGTAAGATCAAGGGTAGGTAAGAAATTTGATATCCTATTGAAAGCCATGAACTTCCATGAGGAATAATTTCTACAAAGCACCCTTGAGCTATACATCAACTGCTTTAGCTGAAGCCCTGTTTCTCGGTAAATCTTCGTTTTAATTATCAGTTCCTTATGGTGCACATTTTGACTATTATTCCATGTTCCATCATGGATGGTCCTAATGCATTACATACTAAATATGGAATCAAAAAAACAACCCAGGAAGAAGAGGTCGATACCCGTGCGCATACTTAGAGGGTTTGGGATATTCCTGCTTTCCTTAATTGGGCTTATTGTACTAATACTGCTTCTTATACAAACTGCTCCCGTGCAAAATTTTGCGCGTGGTAAAATTGTAACCTTTCTCGAAAACAAGCTGCAGACAAAAGTTGCTATCAAGCGACTGGATATTGATTTTCCGAAAATGCTGGTGCTGGAAGGAGTTTATATTGAGGATAGAACAAAAGACACATTATTGGCAGGTAACCAGTTGAAGGTGGATATCGCCATGTTCAAATTACTGAATAACGAGGTCCAGATAAACGAGATAAACCTGAATGGGATTACGCTAAAAGTAAAACGGCAACTTCCTGATACCATATTCAATTATCAATTTATCATAGATGCGTTTGCTACACAGCAAGCGCAGCCTGCTACCAAGGATACTGCAGCCATGAAAATGGCAATTGATAAAATAATTATTGATGATACAAGGCTTGTATATTTTGATGTAGTTACAGGTAATGATGTGGATGTTTACCTTGGGCACTTCGACACGCGGATAGATAAGTTTGACCCGGATAATCTTGTTTACGATGTGCCTAGCATCAATCTGCGTGGTGTGAAGGGTAGGGTAAAACAAACAGCGCCATTAGAAGTTACCGTAGCTAAAACAGATCCCACACCTACAGTTGCCAATGCGCCACAGCAATTTGTAAAATTCACCAATAGGGAAACAAAACTACACGACATAGATATTGCCTATAGCAATGGTGTTTCTGCTTTAGACACACGTTTTAAATTCAGAGAATTAAATATTTACCCGGAGAACATTGACCTGGAGAATTTCCTGGTTGCTATTCGTGAAATAGAATTGAACGAACTGGATGGGCATGTGACCATGAATGCTCCACCACAGGGTGAGGTAGTACAATTAAAAACACAAACTGGTAAAGAGGTAGAAGCTGAATACCTTCCATGGAAATTTACAGTTGGTGCTATCCGGTTCAACAAGAACAATTTTGCTTTCAACGATAACACAAAGCGACGTACAGGAAGGGGAATGGATTATGCGCATCTTGGCATAACTGATCTTACACTGCATGCCGATGATTTTCTTTTTAACCAGGATACTATAGCTGGGAATATAATAAGCGGATCTATGCGTGAGCAAAGTGGATTCGTGCTAAATGAATTAACTACCGACTTCCGATATACCAGCCGAGGTGCAACACTTAATAATCTATTGATACGCACACCGGGAACTGAGTTAAAAAGAAGTGCTGCGGTTCGATATCCTTCGCTTGCTGCATTAGAAATGAATATGAACCTGATGGAGTTGAACCTGGATATTGACAACAGCCGCGTAATGGTTAAAGATATTCTCACGTTTGCTCCTGATCTTGCTTCGCAGCCTGCTTTCAGAAATCCAAATGCTATACTGTACCTCAATAGCCGCATAAGTGGAAGCATGGCGCGGTTAAATATCCAGGAGTTGCAGTTCAGGGGTTTCCAAAATACTAAAGTTGATATTTCTGGCACGCTTGCCAATGCTACAGATCCAAATGCTTTTTCTGCAGATCTTAATATCAGGAATATCAGCACCAGCCGCAGCGATGTGTTGTCATTTGTTCCACCTAAGAGTATTCCTAATAACATCACTATACCTGAGGCAATGGCACTGAGTGGTACTGTGCGTGGTGGTGCCAGCAGTACTTATGCTAACCTGTCGTTGAATACATCTTTGGGTGGGGCCAAGGTTCATGGAAGGATCAACAATGCTATGAACCCAGCGGCAGCTACTTATGCTGCAGACATATCTACAAGTGGTTTAAATGTAGGCCGTATCATTCAGCAACCGCAAACTGTGGGAACAGTGTCATTGGGCTTCACCGTACGCGGAAGAGGTTTTGATCCTGAACGTGCCAATGCAAGCATTAAAGGTTTGGTGCGCAGTGCGCAGTACAACGGGTACACCTATCGCAACCTTGATCTTAATGCAACACTGGCAAACCAGAAGTTCACCGCTAATGCAGCAATGCAGGATCCAAACCTGCACTTTGCATTACAAGCCGAAGGCGATATGGGAGGAAGCCTTCCTGGATTTGCTGTTACCGCCACCATTGATAGTATAAAAACAGGTCCTCTTAATCTTACACCAGATCCTATGATCTATCGGGGTAAGATAGTCGCCAATTTTCCTGAGCTAAACCTGGATGCACTTTCAGGACAGATATATCTTACAAATTCTCTGCTTGTTGCAAACAATCAAAGGATAAAACTTGATTCGGTAGAAGTGTTGGCTAACTACGAAGCAGGACAACAACTGATCACTGCTAAAACAGATTTTGTAACAGCAACATTAAGCGGTCAGTACAAACTTGCTCAACTAGGAGACATCTTTATTGATGCTATACAGCCTTATTATGCTATCAATACTACACCGTCTAAAACTATTCCTGATCCATATAATTTTACCATCAATGCGCATGTAATAGATCATCCGACCCTAAAAGCTTTTATACCTGACCTAAAGCGGATGGA
This region of Aridibaculum aurantiacum genomic DNA includes:
- a CDS encoding phage holin family protein; amino-acid sequence: MSKQPTLTLIESLFSQSKDYIENRIELLKLKAVDKSASVFSAVVSGVIFFVVFFIFFVILNIGLALLIGDLVGKSYLGFLLLAAFYLIIGLVLFAGRNTWMKSTFTGMIIKKFL
- a CDS encoding YtxH domain-containing protein, producing MNSGSKVLLGVLAGAATGAILGVLFAPERGMETRRKLGEGSRDTLSGLKERFSDFVDGLADKYDHVREGASDLVEKGRHMATNVMGDGAASGSNGGGSASTGRSTGTSGTSGSTSGAAGSTSGTTGNLGTSTM
- a CDS encoding DUF4142 domain-containing protein: MINRLTKILLLAIVVFSSCQNVQQEEAQVVKLSGNDAELLINTYSNLLLTVKMAEEAVNRSALPGTRQLAITIRNDHQAMLDKLEDVANKHKADLPLDLTPQQLKQWQALVREKGIAFDKAYAAIVQENHDNNLVVLKSIMSKAENPSLQNVAKEINATAINHLQQGEELQELIENRRSRDTIMEITAVSFKQ
- a CDS encoding SemiSWEET transporter, with the protein product MNTTSIVGIIAGILTSCSLLPQLIKIIKDKRVEDLSLGMFITLVTGIGLWIVYGILRDDMPIMVTNGFAFTLNIAILFFHFKYKRKPAVSK